GAGAAGGAAACGTTTCGCGAACGTTTGGTTTACTTCCGGTTTAACTTGATTTCGGTacaatttcggttcggttcggttagtCAACACTCGAGGAACCTTTGCAAAAAAATCCGATTCGTCTTCTAccttttgaagaagaagatcttTCCGGCGAAACAGCCGGCAAAGATCTCTACTGAATCTTCCACCGGCGTTTGATTTTTGATCAAGTGAGAGAAAGCGATGTGAATCTAAAAATAGAAAGTCCAGTTGTATGTATCTCCTGAAGAGAATTTAATAAACTCAATCGGCAAATCAAGCGAAGCCAAGGATGAGTAAGAGGAGTCCATGTAATCTGAAGATAATCCTGTACATGCTACTTCTCAACTCTCTCTTCCTCTGCATCTACTCCGCTTTCCACTCCTCATCGTCGTCTCCGGAGCCAAATCCAAATCTCCCATTGCGATTTCACGTCTCTCTCAGCAACCACTCGGCGACTCAGAAGCCGTGGCCGATCTTACCTTCTTACCTCCCCTGGACACCGCCGCAGAACAATCTCCCCGCTCGTTCCTGCGAAGGCTACTTCGGGAACGGATTCACAGTTGACTTCCTCAAACCGAGAATTTCTAAAGAAGGAAGCTGGTTTCGATGCTTCTACAGAGCTCGATATGCGAGGGGAGGAATCTGAGGATGGTCCCCGATCGGATCGCGATGACGAGAGGAGGCGAGAAGCTAGAGGAAGTCATGGGGAGGaacgaggaggaggaggagtttCCGGAGTTTCAAGAAGGCGCGTTTGAGGTAGCGGAACATGTTTCATTCAAGAAGAGAAACCGCCAAACGCGGCGCGGTTTCTCGGCGGCTGGTGAATGAGGAGATGCTGAATGAGTATATTCAAGAAGGTGGTATTGATTCACATACAATGAGGGATTTGGTAGCTTCGATTCGCGTTGTTGGCACTGAAGATTTCGTTTGTGAAGAGGTTCGTGCTTTTGATCTTGAATGTAAATGATCTTGTTGATTAATGTTTGCTTTGCTTTTTTTGCTTGACTCCAGTGGGTGGAAGAACCAACTCTGCTCGTTACGAGATTCGAGTATGCGAATATGTTCCATGCCGTGACAGATTGGTACAGCGCTTACGTTTCCTCTAGAGTCACCGGTTTACCTAACCGGCCTCACGTTGTTTTCAT
Above is a window of Brassica napus cultivar Da-Ae chromosome A10, Da-Ae, whole genome shotgun sequence DNA encoding:
- the LOC106371414 gene encoding beta-1,2-xylosyltransferase-like, yielding MFHSRRETAKRGAVSRRLVNEEMLNEYIQEGGIDSHTMRDLVASIRVVGTEDFVCEEWVEEPTLLVTRFEYANMFHAVTDWYSAYVSSRVTGLPNRPHVVFIDGNCTVFSSSFHLPKPSLEYHAMHLANSRADPTAVIEKLKEIMKSFGC